A portion of the Pyxidicoccus trucidator genome contains these proteins:
- a CDS encoding family 2B encapsulin nanocompartment shell protein, translating into MSNDPKKHDDNNLSLGTLAARQLATTTKSEPQMQGISSRWLLKLLPWVQVSGGTYRVNRRMTYAVGDGRVTFTSTGAKVQVIPQELGELPLLRGYEDVEALTALANRFVQKEYKAGEVITEAGKEADSIVLIAHGKVNRIGTGKYGEPLVLETLADGDHYSYQALLESQDYWQFTAKAVTPVIALILQQSAFEAVVAQVPSLQKHLEDFKARSRKKQDTSGQKAIELAAGHHGEPVLPGTYVDYETHPREFELSVAQTVLQIHTRVADLFNDPMNQTQQQLRLTVEALKERKEHELINNREFGLLHNADLKQRIHTRSGAPTPDDMDELLATVWKEPSFFLAHPRAIAAFGQECNKRGIYPTSIEVNGNMLPAWRGIPMFTCNKLPISESRTTSIMLMRVGEKNQGVVGLHQAGIPDEIEPSLNARFMGINEKAIMSYLVTAYFSAAVLTPDALGILESVELGRS; encoded by the coding sequence ATGTCGAACGACCCGAAGAAGCACGACGACAACAACCTGAGCCTTGGAACCCTGGCGGCCCGCCAGCTGGCGACGACGACCAAGTCCGAGCCGCAGATGCAGGGCATCTCCTCGCGGTGGCTGCTCAAGCTGCTGCCGTGGGTGCAGGTGTCCGGCGGCACGTACCGCGTCAACCGCCGCATGACGTACGCGGTGGGCGACGGCCGCGTCACCTTCACCAGCACCGGCGCCAAGGTGCAGGTCATCCCGCAGGAGCTGGGCGAGCTGCCCCTGCTGCGCGGCTACGAGGACGTGGAGGCGCTGACCGCGCTGGCCAACCGCTTCGTGCAGAAGGAGTACAAGGCCGGGGAGGTCATCACCGAGGCCGGCAAGGAGGCGGACTCCATCGTCCTCATCGCCCACGGCAAGGTGAACCGCATCGGCACCGGCAAGTACGGTGAGCCGCTGGTGCTGGAGACGCTGGCGGACGGCGACCACTACAGCTACCAGGCGCTGCTGGAGTCGCAGGACTACTGGCAGTTCACCGCGAAGGCCGTGACGCCCGTCATCGCGCTCATCCTCCAGCAGTCCGCCTTCGAGGCGGTGGTGGCGCAGGTGCCGTCGCTCCAGAAGCACCTCGAGGACTTCAAGGCCCGCTCCAGGAAGAAGCAGGACACCTCCGGCCAGAAGGCCATCGAGCTGGCCGCGGGCCACCACGGCGAGCCCGTGCTGCCCGGCACCTACGTGGACTACGAGACGCACCCCCGCGAGTTCGAGCTGTCCGTCGCGCAGACCGTCCTGCAGATCCACACGCGCGTCGCGGACCTCTTCAACGACCCGATGAACCAGACCCAGCAGCAGCTGCGGCTGACCGTCGAGGCGCTGAAGGAGCGCAAGGAGCACGAGCTCATCAACAACCGCGAGTTCGGCCTGCTGCACAACGCCGACCTCAAGCAGCGCATCCACACCCGCTCCGGCGCGCCGACCCCGGACGACATGGACGAGCTGCTGGCCACGGTCTGGAAGGAGCCGTCGTTCTTCCTGGCCCACCCGCGCGCCATCGCCGCGTTCGGCCAGGAGTGCAACAAGCGCGGCATCTACCCCACCAGCATCGAGGTGAACGGGAACATGCTGCCCGCGTGGCGCGGCATCCCCATGTTCACCTGCAACAAGCTGCCCATCAGCGAGTCGCGCACCACCTCCATCATGCTGATGCGCGTGGGGGAGAAGAACCAGGGCGTGGTCGGCCTGCACCAGGCGGGCATCCCGGATGAAATCGAGCCCAGCCTCAACGCCCGGTTCATGGGCATCAACGAGAAGGCCATCATGAGCTACCTGGTCACCGCGTACTTCTCCGCGGCGGTCCTCACGCCGGACGCGCTCGGCATCCTGGAGAGCGTGGAGCTGGGCCGCTCGTAG
- a CDS encoding family 2 encapsulin nanocompartment cargo protein terpene cyclase, whose translation MSKARQKQPFQLPEFYVPWPARLNPNLEAARAHTKAWSYEMGILGPPRDGTDREIWSERRFDGMDFALLCAYTHPEAPGPELDLITDWYVWVFYFDDHFLEVYKYPRDIVGGQAYLDRLPLFMPLDMSQTPPEPTNAVERGLWDLWKRTVPTMSMDWRRRFFENTKHLLDESMWEIVNISEARISNPIEYIEMRRKVGGAPWSSDLVEHAVAAEIPARVVKSRPLRVFKDTFSDAVHLRNDLFSYEREILEEGELSNGVLVVEKFLDCDTQRAADLVNDLLTSRLQQFETTAATELPWLFAEYGLNPVEQGQVLTYLRGLQDWQSGGHEWHMRSNRYMNKNTERRAEFSLPLPAGLGTSALRLPLTGGALGLGPRAKSFSHVPRQHVGPVKLPEFYMPYSTYLSPHLERARRNSKDWARRMGMLDSLPGVGLYIWDDHKFDVADVALCGALIHPDATPEQLDLTSCWLVWGTYADDYFPALYAHTRDMPGAKVFNARLTQFMPDDVAAPNPAVPTNPVEAGLADLWKRTAGPLTPRGRTLFRKAIQDMTESWVWELNNQILNRVPDPVDYVEMRRKTFGSDLTMSLSRLSKGDAVPEDVFNTRTLRGLENSAADYACFVNDIFSYQKEIEFEGELNNCVLVVQKFLDLDKDAAVLVVNDLMTARMKQFEHLVATELPVVIRTFDLDAKAQEKLNKYVEQLQQWMAGIPRWHAAVDRYKEFELIDAATPKLKTGNLSGLGMSATRVAELFRGGRS comes from the coding sequence ATGTCCAAGGCGCGGCAGAAGCAACCATTCCAGCTCCCGGAGTTCTACGTTCCCTGGCCGGCACGCCTGAATCCGAACCTCGAGGCAGCCCGCGCCCACACCAAGGCGTGGTCGTACGAGATGGGCATCCTGGGCCCGCCGCGTGACGGGACGGACCGCGAAATCTGGTCCGAGCGCCGCTTCGACGGCATGGACTTCGCGCTGCTCTGCGCCTACACGCACCCGGAGGCGCCGGGCCCGGAGCTGGACCTCATCACGGACTGGTACGTCTGGGTCTTCTACTTCGACGACCACTTCCTGGAGGTCTACAAGTATCCGCGCGACATCGTGGGCGGCCAGGCCTACCTGGACCGGCTGCCGCTGTTCATGCCGCTGGACATGTCCCAGACGCCGCCGGAGCCCACCAACGCGGTGGAGCGCGGGCTGTGGGATTTGTGGAAGCGCACCGTGCCCACCATGTCCATGGACTGGCGCCGGCGCTTCTTCGAGAACACGAAGCACCTGCTCGACGAGTCGATGTGGGAAATCGTCAACATCAGCGAAGCGCGCATCTCCAACCCCATCGAGTACATCGAGATGCGCCGCAAGGTCGGTGGCGCGCCCTGGTCCTCGGACCTGGTGGAGCACGCCGTCGCCGCGGAGATTCCCGCCCGCGTCGTGAAGAGCCGGCCCCTGCGCGTCTTCAAGGACACGTTCTCCGACGCGGTCCACCTGCGCAATGACCTGTTCTCCTACGAGCGCGAAATCCTGGAGGAGGGTGAGCTCTCCAACGGCGTGCTGGTGGTGGAGAAGTTCCTCGACTGCGACACCCAGCGCGCGGCCGACCTAGTCAACGACTTGCTGACGTCCCGGCTCCAGCAGTTCGAGACCACCGCCGCCACGGAGCTGCCCTGGCTCTTCGCGGAGTACGGCCTCAACCCGGTGGAGCAGGGCCAGGTGCTCACGTACCTGCGCGGCCTCCAGGACTGGCAGTCCGGCGGTCACGAGTGGCACATGCGCTCCAACCGCTACATGAACAAGAACACGGAGCGCCGCGCGGAGTTCTCCCTCCCGCTGCCTGCCGGCCTGGGCACCTCCGCCCTGCGCCTGCCGCTGACGGGCGGCGCGCTGGGCCTGGGGCCCCGCGCGAAGTCCTTCAGCCACGTCCCCCGCCAGCACGTGGGCCCGGTGAAGCTGCCGGAGTTCTACATGCCGTACAGCACGTACCTCAGCCCCCACCTGGAGCGCGCGCGCAGGAACTCCAAGGACTGGGCGCGCCGCATGGGCATGCTGGACTCGCTGCCCGGCGTGGGGCTCTACATCTGGGACGACCACAAGTTCGACGTGGCGGACGTGGCCCTCTGCGGCGCGCTCATCCACCCGGATGCGACGCCGGAGCAGCTGGACCTCACGTCGTGCTGGCTGGTGTGGGGCACCTACGCGGACGACTACTTCCCCGCCCTCTACGCGCACACGCGTGACATGCCGGGCGCGAAGGTGTTCAACGCCCGCCTCACGCAGTTCATGCCGGACGACGTGGCGGCGCCCAACCCCGCGGTGCCCACCAACCCGGTGGAGGCGGGCCTGGCGGACCTGTGGAAGCGCACGGCCGGCCCGCTCACCCCGCGCGGCCGCACGCTGTTCCGCAAGGCCATCCAGGACATGACGGAGAGCTGGGTCTGGGAGTTGAACAACCAGATTCTCAACCGCGTGCCGGACCCCGTGGACTACGTGGAGATGCGCCGCAAGACGTTCGGCTCCGACCTCACCATGAGCCTGTCGCGGCTCTCCAAGGGGGATGCCGTGCCGGAGGACGTCTTCAACACCCGCACGCTGCGCGGGCTGGAGAACTCCGCGGCGGACTACGCCTGCTTCGTCAACGACATCTTCTCCTACCAGAAGGAGATTGAGTTCGAGGGCGAGCTCAACAACTGCGTGCTCGTGGTCCAGAAGTTCCTGGACCTGGACAAGGACGCGGCGGTGCTCGTGGTCAACGACTTGATGACCGCGCGCATGAAGCAGTTCGAGCACCTGGTGGCCACCGAGCTGCCGGTGGTCATCCGCACCTTCGACCTGGATGCGAAGGCGCAAGAGAAGCTGAACAAGTACGTGGAGCAGCTCCAGCAGTGGATGGCGGGCATCCCCCGGTGGCACGCGGCGGTGGACCGCTACAAGGAGTTCGAGCTCATCGACGCGGCGACGCCCAAGCTCAAGACCGGCAACCTCTCCGGCCTGGGCATGTCCGCGACGCGCGTCGCCGAGCTGTTCCGCGGCGGCAGGTCCTGA
- a CDS encoding acyl-CoA desaturase: protein MQTSSLAARPVRMNPLVGLTLGVYHGLALAAFVLPWRLDQVLAGFGVFLLVGLGTTLGLHRKLTHRSFDCPRWLEYALVTAAMLSLQSSPLEWVANHRIHHGHADKERDPHTPRRGFWYSYLGWVVDDLSTDREAYKTYCRDLAQDRYYLWLLRYRYVPHALLLALIVAVWGWQAAPCVLYLPLKLWMHAQYAVNSVCHAGRLGFRAYDSPDESRNVWWVGLWALGEGWHNNHHANPRSPMLGRGPWQLDVGGLALRLLFKLGLATPHPAAATVPASHGLLVSSARLRNSGRSHP, encoded by the coding sequence ATGCAGACGTCCAGCCTGGCCGCGAGACCTGTTCGGATGAACCCGCTCGTCGGGCTGACCCTGGGGGTCTACCACGGGCTGGCGCTCGCGGCGTTCGTGCTCCCGTGGCGCCTGGACCAGGTGCTCGCGGGCTTCGGCGTCTTCCTGCTGGTCGGGCTGGGGACGACCCTGGGTCTCCATCGGAAGCTGACCCATCGCTCCTTCGATTGCCCCCGCTGGCTGGAGTACGCGCTGGTCACGGCCGCCATGCTGTCCCTGCAGAGCAGCCCGCTCGAGTGGGTGGCGAACCACCGCATCCACCACGGGCACGCCGACAAGGAGCGGGACCCGCATACTCCGCGGAGGGGCTTCTGGTACAGCTACCTCGGTTGGGTGGTGGATGACCTGTCGACGGACCGGGAGGCCTACAAGACCTACTGCCGCGACCTCGCCCAGGACCGCTACTACCTCTGGCTCCTGCGGTACCGGTACGTTCCGCACGCGCTCCTCCTGGCGCTCATCGTCGCGGTGTGGGGCTGGCAGGCGGCGCCGTGCGTGCTGTACCTGCCGCTCAAGCTCTGGATGCACGCCCAGTACGCGGTGAACTCGGTGTGCCACGCGGGCAGGCTCGGGTTCCGCGCGTACGACTCGCCCGATGAGAGCCGCAACGTGTGGTGGGTGGGGCTGTGGGCGCTGGGCGAGGGCTGGCACAACAACCACCACGCCAACCCGCGCTCGCCGATGCTCGGGCGCGGGCCGTGGCAGCTCGACGTGGGCGGTCTGGCGCTGCGGCTGCTGTTCAAGCTGGGACTGGCCACTCCGCATCCCGCCGCGGCGACGGTGCCCGCCTCCCACGGACTTCTCGTGAGTTCTGCGAGACTGAGGAACTCGGGCCGCTCGCATCCGTGA
- a CDS encoding sensor histidine kinase — protein MYPVPENEQERLRVLRSFARLGHGPEQAFEDAAALAAQLCNMPIGIVSVMEENREWFKGRVGVDLLSVERADSFCTYVLANDAEVTVPDALLDARFAHNRYVVHPPFVRFYAGFPLRSREGTVVGTLCVLDYVPRALTPGQREALRALARQVSAQMELKRSAAELARRELVRADSEQVQEELTRLLVAQSSDGFIVADEHGVLQLFNPEAERQHGVSRSTLFHTRWPEVLGFATASGDPMPTGDAPLARALAGEQVRDSEWAVRRRDGSIRLLNGTATPLHHPDGRLAGAVLITRDITEQRRTEQALQEAVKTRDEFLSIASHELRTPLTTLSLQATSLLRAFQAPPELRVPEARMMKKVESLKRQVVRLEALVNGLLDVSRLTSGKLELQPEEVDLRQLAEDLVERLSETAEGAARLRLYAPLPVVGLWDRLRLEQVLTNLVTNALRYGRDRPVEVRVVGTPAVARLQVRDEGIGIAEEAQERIFGRFERAASGRHYGGLGLGLWLTRQLVEAMQGCVSVRSRPNEGSTFTVELPRH, from the coding sequence ATGTACCCGGTCCCCGAGAATGAGCAGGAGCGGCTACGCGTGCTGCGCAGCTTCGCGAGGCTCGGCCACGGACCGGAGCAGGCGTTCGAGGACGCCGCCGCGCTCGCCGCGCAGCTGTGCAACATGCCCATCGGCATCGTCTCGGTGATGGAGGAGAACCGGGAGTGGTTCAAGGGGCGCGTGGGCGTGGACCTGCTCAGCGTGGAGCGGGCCGACTCCTTCTGCACCTACGTGCTGGCGAACGACGCGGAGGTCACCGTCCCGGACGCCCTCCTGGACGCGCGCTTCGCGCACAACCGCTACGTGGTGCACCCACCCTTCGTCCGCTTCTACGCGGGCTTCCCCCTTCGCAGCCGGGAGGGCACGGTAGTGGGCACGCTGTGCGTGCTGGACTACGTCCCGCGCGCACTCACCCCGGGCCAGCGCGAGGCGCTGCGCGCGCTCGCGCGCCAGGTGTCCGCGCAGATGGAGCTCAAGCGGAGCGCGGCGGAGCTCGCACGCCGCGAGCTGGTACGGGCCGACTCGGAGCAGGTGCAGGAGGAGCTCACCCGGCTGCTGGTGGCGCAGAGCAGCGACGGCTTCATCGTGGCGGACGAGCACGGTGTCCTGCAGCTCTTCAACCCGGAGGCCGAGCGCCAGCACGGCGTGTCGCGCAGCACCCTCTTCCACACCCGCTGGCCGGAAGTGCTGGGCTTCGCCACGGCCTCGGGTGACCCGATGCCCACCGGGGACGCCCCGCTCGCTCGCGCGCTCGCTGGCGAGCAGGTGCGCGACAGCGAATGGGCGGTGCGCCGCCGCGACGGCAGCATCCGCCTGCTCAACGGCACCGCCACCCCGCTGCACCATCCGGACGGCCGGCTCGCCGGCGCGGTGCTCATCACCCGCGACATCACCGAGCAGCGTCGCACGGAGCAGGCGCTGCAGGAGGCGGTGAAGACGCGCGACGAGTTCCTCTCCATCGCGAGCCACGAGCTGCGCACCCCCCTGACCACGCTCTCGCTGCAGGCGACCAGCCTGCTGCGCGCCTTTCAGGCCCCGCCCGAGCTGCGCGTACCCGAAGCGCGGATGATGAAGAAGGTGGAGAGCCTCAAGCGCCAGGTGGTCCGGCTCGAGGCGCTGGTGAACGGGCTGCTGGATGTGTCGCGGCTGACGAGCGGGAAGCTGGAGCTGCAGCCCGAGGAGGTGGACCTGCGCCAGCTCGCGGAGGACCTGGTGGAGCGGCTCTCGGAGACAGCGGAAGGAGCCGCGCGCCTGCGGCTGTACGCCCCACTGCCGGTGGTGGGCCTCTGGGACCGGCTGCGCCTCGAGCAGGTGCTGACGAACCTGGTCACCAATGCGCTGCGCTACGGGCGCGACCGCCCCGTGGAGGTGCGAGTGGTGGGCACGCCGGCGGTGGCGCGGCTGCAGGTGCGCGACGAGGGCATCGGCATCGCGGAGGAGGCGCAGGAGCGCATCTTCGGGCGCTTCGAGCGCGCGGCCTCGGGGCGCCACTACGGCGGGCTCGGCCTGGGGCTGTGGCTCACCCGCCAGCTGGTGGAGGCGATGCAGGGCTGCGTGAGCGTGCGGAGCCGCCCGAACGAGGGCTCCACCTTCACCGTGGAGCTGCCGAGGCACTGA
- a CDS encoding double-CXXCG motif protein, producing MTRFFELTRDRTMWARFKGDFDAAHRWHLPGVKCDTCGATWGSAGHQYPGVDLSQLSEQENFRSRPVTVAEFERLRELVRPLAPPNAKLPPGTSFGPLVGTASGKFGPFTSQGDILWLVHLDALERLQAEGVRGLLGCGTELRFRKKDPPQLLELQIEPHGRLHPDCIPPDVPPPCVTCGRVYFRLPDEPLLDVASLPPGLDVFRVGNYATVIVGTERFMEAVRRLGLDGITFRELPAR from the coding sequence ATGACCCGTTTTTTTGAACTCACGCGGGACAGGACGATGTGGGCGCGCTTCAAAGGAGACTTCGACGCCGCACATAGGTGGCACCTGCCCGGCGTGAAGTGCGACACATGCGGAGCTACGTGGGGGAGTGCAGGACACCAGTATCCGGGAGTGGACCTGTCACAACTTTCGGAGCAGGAGAATTTCCGCTCGAGGCCGGTCACTGTCGCGGAGTTCGAGCGACTTCGGGAACTGGTGCGTCCTCTGGCCCCTCCAAACGCGAAGCTGCCCCCCGGCACAAGCTTTGGGCCGTTGGTTGGCACGGCCTCCGGGAAGTTCGGCCCGTTCACATCACAGGGTGACATCCTGTGGCTGGTGCACCTGGATGCGCTGGAGAGACTCCAGGCGGAAGGCGTGAGGGGACTGCTGGGGTGCGGGACGGAGCTGCGGTTCCGGAAGAAGGACCCGCCGCAACTGCTTGAGCTCCAGATTGAACCGCATGGCCGGCTGCATCCGGACTGCATCCCGCCGGATGTGCCGCCACCGTGCGTAACCTGTGGCCGGGTGTACTTCCGGCTGCCGGATGAACCCCTCCTGGATGTGGCATCCCTGCCCCCAGGCCTGGACGTGTTCCGAGTGGGGAACTACGCAACGGTGATTGTGGGTACCGAGCGCTTCATGGAGGCCGTGCGTCGGCTGGGGCTGGACGGCATCACCTTCCGCGAGCTGCCCGCGCGCTGA